A region of the Gemmatimonadaceae bacterium genome:
AATCGGTGACGGGGAGCGCGCTGCTGCCCGATCTCCGCCGGATCGTAGCGCGGCCGGGGTGATCGCCGCATGCTGAGCTTCTTCGCGCCGTGGTATTTGCTCGCCGCGCTGGCGGCCGCGGCCGCGCTGGTGGCGGCGCACTTCATCGTTCGCCGGCAGCCGCGGGCGATGCTGCTGCCCACCGCGCGGTTCGTGCCCGATGCCCCCGTGCTGACGACCGGGTGGGCGCGCCGGCCTTCCGATCTCGCGCCTCTCGCGCTGCGCGTGCTGTGCGTCCTGCTCGCGGGTCTCGCGCTCGCCGGACCATTTCTCCGGCAGCGCGCCGGCGGGACCGCGAAGGTGCTTCTGCTGGACCGATCCCGGGCGGTCGCGGACTCCACCGAAGCGCGCGACAGCGTCGCCGCCATCCGCGCGGACGGTGACGTCGTGCTCGGCTATGGTGCCGCCGCCGAGCGCGGCTCGCTCTCCGCGGGACTCGTCGCGGCCACGCGCGCGGCGTCGCGGCTCCGCGGCGGCGCCGACTCGGTGGAGCTCGTGATCGTCTCGTCGTTCGCGGCAGAGGAGATCGACGCCGCGTCGGCGCGGGTACGGCGCGAGTGGGCGGGACGCGCGCGGCTCGTGCGTGTCGCGGCGCCGACGCCGGACAGCTTGCGCCGTCCCACGATCGCCGGCGATCCTGCCGACCCGCTAGCAGTCGCGCTCGCGATCGCAAAGCCGTTGGCGCGCGCCGACGTGCGCATCGTCCGTAGCGCGGCCGGCGCGGCTGATTCGCAGTGGACGACCGGGCAGCCTGGTCGGGTGCTGCTGCACTGGCCGGTGAGCGCCGCGCCCGAGGGATTCATCGCGCGCGGGGAGAGCGCTCCCGCCGGAGGCGTGGTCGCGCGTGGGCCGGCCGTCATCGCGCCGTTCCAACGTCGCTGGCAGTTCGTTCCCGCGCTCGGCAGAAAGCCCGTCGCCTGGTGGATCGACGGCGACGTGGCCGCGGCGGAAGCCGTGCTCGGCGGCGGTTGCGTGCGGTCGGTCGCGATCCCCGTGAGCGCGGCCGGCGACTTCGTGCTGCGGCCGGACTTTCACGCGCTGCTGCGCGATCTCGCGCAGCCCTGCGGCGGCGCGCCGGCGTACGAGCCGATTCCCGCGAGTATTATGGCCATGCTCGCCGGCACCGGCGGGCTCTCGCCGTCGAGCTCGTTCGCGAAGCCGCCGGCCGAGACGTCGCCGGCGGCAAAATGGCTGCTGCTGGCTTCGCTCGCGTGCGCGTTGCTCGAGCTGATGTTCCGTCGGGGTCGCGCGGTCGGAGTGATGGCCGATCCACGCGGCGCAGCCGTTGCGGCGGCGAGGAAGGTCGCTTGAGGGAAGGCCACCGGTGACAGCGCGACAGCGCGTCTCACGCACGCGAGCGTATCTGGCGACGGCGGTGGCGATCGCGGCCGCCGCGTGGGCCGTCGCAGCGGCGCTGGCAGTGGGTGCGGCACTCGTGCTCGCCGCGCGCGTGACGGGAAGCGAGCTGCCCGGTGCCTTCTCGCTCCTGCCGGGCGTGGCGGCGCTGGTTGCGGCGGGCGCGATCGTGTATCGCGCGTGGCCGGGGCGCTCGTTGGAGCGCGTGGCGCTGTGGGTCGAGGAGCGCCAGCCGTCGCTGGCGTTCGCTCTGGTGACCGCGAGCGACCCGACGGTGGCGGAATCGTCCGCGCTCGAGCGCGCCGCCGAGTTCGATCCGGTGAAGGTCGTGCGCCGTCCGGTGACGACGATGCTGCTCGTCGCCGGCGCGGCAGTGGTCTTCAGCGGCGCCGCGGCGTGGGCGCTCGCGGGTACGGAAGGAGCTCGCGACATGCTCGCGGGGCGCGCGTCCACCAGCTCGCTGCGCGCGGCAGCCGCGCCCGAAGATCCGCTGGCGGGCCTGCGCGCGACGATCACTCCGCCCGCGTACTCGCGGCTGCGCGCGACCGGTGTGGACGATCCGTCGTCGATCGCCGCGCTCCGCGGGAGCCGTGTCACCGTGACCGGGCGCGGCTCCGGAGTCGCCGCGTTTCTCGGCGACGCGGGGTTGACTGTCAGGGACGGACGCCGATGGGCCGTCGCGCTGACGATGCCGGCGCGGCCGGTGGCGCTCACGCTGCGGCACGGGGAGCGGCGCCGGGTGATCGTGCTCGAGCCGAGGGCGGACGCGGCACCCAGGGTGCGGCTCACGTCGCCCGCGCGCGACACGATCATGCAGCGGGCCGGCGGCGTCGTGCGCGTGGCCGCGACCATCGAAGAGGACATCGGGATCGCGAGCGGGCACATCGAGTACATGCTCAGCTCGGGCGCGGAGGAGACGTTCACGGCGCGCACGGTGGTCGTCGGCAGGCGGGAGTTCCGCGGCGCCGCCCGTGGCGATCTCTCGACGACGATGGATCTCTCCTCGTTGAAGCTGGGTCCGGGCGATCTCCTCTCCATCCGCGCGGTGGCGCGCGACGCGAATACCGTTTCCGGGCCGGGAATCGGCGTGTCCGACACGCGCACCTACCGCGTCGCCCGGCGCGACGAGTACGACTCGCTCGCGGTGGAAGCCGGCGCGCCGATCATCCCGGAGAGCACGGTCGTCAGCCAGCGCATGCTGATACTCCGCGCCGAAGCGCTCCTGCGCGAGCAGCCGTCGCTGGCGCGCGATTCCGTTCTCACGCGCGTGCGCGGCATCGCCACGGACCAGATCCGGCTGCGCGAGCGCGTGCACGACATCATCTATCCGGCGCACACGCACGCGGAAGGAGAGGTTGAGGCGGAAGGCGAGCCGGAGGACACCGAGGAGGCCGGGGCGCCGGTGAATCCCCACCTCAAGACCGCGTACGAGGAGATGTGGAGCGCGTCGCGGGAGCTGCAGATCGCGGACGCCGCCACCGCGCTCCCGTTCATGCGTGCGGCGGCGGCGGCGCTGGACAGAGCCCGCCTCGCGAACCGGTATTACCTGCGTAGCGGCACGGCGCGCGTGGTGGTGGACGTTCCTCGCGTGCGGCTGCAGGGGAAGGAGACGGGCGCGTCGACCGCACGGAGCCCGCGCGCCGCAGAGAGGGCTCGGCAGGAAATCGCCCGCGACTTCACGCGGGCAGCCGCCATTCGCGATCCGGTCGCGTCCGCCAATGAGCTGTCGCTCGTTCGCGTGCGTGCGCTGGCCGAGCTGCCCGAGCTCGCGGCGGCGCTCGAGCCGGTGATCGACGCGCTTCGCCGCGGCCGGGATCCGCGCGCCGCTCTGGCCGCCGCCAGAAGCGAGCTGGACCGGGCCGAGGCCGCCGCGCGGGACGGCGCGAGCTGGAGCCGGTGGTGAGCCAGTTCGTGTTCTGCACCGGCGAGTACGCATCGGGCGACTG
Encoded here:
- a CDS encoding BatA domain-containing protein — encoded protein: MLSFFAPWYLLAALAAAAALVAAHFIVRRQPRAMLLPTARFVPDAPVLTTGWARRPSDLAPLALRVLCVLLAGLALAGPFLRQRAGGTAKVLLLDRSRAVADSTEARDSVAAIRADGDVVLGYGAAAERGSLSAGLVAATRAASRLRGGADSVELVIVSSFAAEEIDAASARVRREWAGRARLVRVAAPTPDSLRRPTIAGDPADPLAVALAIAKPLARADVRIVRSAAGAADSQWTTGQPGRVLLHWPVSAAPEGFIARGESAPAGGVVARGPAVIAPFQRRWQFVPALGRKPVAWWIDGDVAAAEAVLGGGCVRSVAIPVSAAGDFVLRPDFHALLRDLAQPCGGAPAYEPIPASIMAMLAGTGGLSPSSSFAKPPAETSPAAKWLLLASLACALLELMFRRGRAVGVMADPRGAAVAAARKVA